CTTCGGCCAGTTCGCCGACCATGATCTGACATTCGACCCGACCTCCATCCTGGAGCGGCAGAACGACCCGGAGGCCATCGAGAACTTCCGCACGCCGGCGTTCGAGCTGGACAACGTGTACGGCGCGGGTCCCCGGGTCTCCCGCCACCTCTATGACGTCAAAGACCCGGCGAAGTTCCTCGTCGAGAAGCTCGGGGGGCCGGACTCGCAGGATGACCTGCCTCGCAACAGCCAGAACACCGCGCTCATCGCGGATCCGCGCAACGACGAGAACGTCATCGTGTCGCAGTTGCACCTGGCGATGATCAAGTTCCACAACGCCATCGTCGATCGCCTGCGCGCCAAGGGCGTCCCCGGCCAGCAGGTCTTCGACCAGGCCCAGCGGATGGTGCGCTGGCACTACCAGTGGATCCTCCTCAAGGAGTTCCTCCCGAAGATCGTCGGGGAGGCGGTGGTGAAGGACGTGCTGCGCGACCACCCCAAGGACCGGCTCTTCCAGTGGAGGAACGAGCCCTTCATCCCCGTGGAGTTCTCGGTCGCCGCCTACCGCTTCGGGCACAGCCAGGTGCGCCCGGGCTACCGGATGAACACCAGCGGCCCGTTCGCCGCGGCCATCTTCAACAACACCCTGCCGGCGGACAACCCGGACCCGAACGATATGCGCGGAGGCAAGCGCGCTCCGCGGCGCTTCGTGGAGTGGGAGAACTTCTTCTCCATCGGCGACCCGACCCGGCGCCAGCTCAGCAAGCGCATCGACACGCGAATCTCGAGCGGGCTCTTCGGCCTGCCCGGTGGAGCCCCCGGCCAGCCGTCCCCGGATGGCGGCGGAACGCTCGCCAACCCGGAGTCGCTCGCGCAACGCAATCTGCTGCGCGGACTCGCCCTCCGTCTGCCCTCGGGCCAGGCCATGGCGAAGCGCATGGGCATCAAGCCGCTGAAGCCCGAGCAGCTCGAGGAGCTGAAGCAGTTCGGCGTCGGCTTCGAGAGCTCCACCCCGCCCTGGTACTACATGCTCCGGGAGTCGGAGCTGGAGAAGGGCAACGAGGGCAAGCACCTCGGCCCCGTGGGCGCGCGCATCGTGGCCGAGGTCTTCATCGGCGTGCTCCAGGGCGACCGGTTCTCGTTCCTCAACGCCAACCCGCACTGGCGTCCGGAGCTCGGCAACGGCAAGGGCGAGTTCACCATCGGTGACCTGCTGAAGATCGCCGGCGCCAAGCTGACGGCCTAGGTGCCAGAGCCCGCAGGCCGGGCCTCCCGAGAGGGGGGCCCTTCCTTTCCCCCTCCAAGGAGCAGAACGCACCATGGACTCACTCGAGCCTGGCCAGCCCTCGTCGAGGCCCCACTGGAGTGGTGCCACCCGGGAGGCGCTCGCTGCGGAGTTCCTGTGCATCGGCCTGTCCTACCGGACGGCCTCGCTGGCGGTGCGCGAGCGGCTGGCGCTCCCCGAGGTGGAGCAACGGGAGCTGCTGAAGCGGCTCGGGCAGGCGCCCACCGAGGCGCTGCTCGTCTCCACCTGCAACCGGGTGGAGCTGTACCTGGCCGCGCCGGACGTGGCCCAGGCGCGCCAGCGGGCCCGGGAGGAGCTGGGCCGGCTGGGAGGGCCCGAGGTGCTCGACTGTCTCTATGAGCACTCGGGAGAGGCCGCGCTGACGCACCTCTTCCGGGTGGCCTCCAGCCTGGACTCCATGGTGCTGGGCGAGGCGCAGGTATTGGGCCAGGTGAAGGACGCGCTCGAACGCAGCCAGGCGGCGGGCACGGTGCGTGGCGAGCTGGCACGCATGTTCGCGGCGGCCTTCCGGTGCGCCAGGAGGGTGCGCTCGGAGACGGCCATCGGCATGGCAGCCACGTCCATGGCCGGCGCGGCCGTGGCCCTCGCCAGCAAGGCCGCGGAGGGCCTGGAGGACAAGACGGTCCTGCTGGTGGGAGCGGGCGAAATGGCGGCACTGGCCGCGCGCCACCTGAAGCAGGCGGGGGCCGGCCACATCCAGGTGGTCAACCGCACGCGGTCGCGCGCCGAGGCGTTGGCGGCCGAGGTGGGCGGCACCGCGTACCCCTTCGAGGAGCTGTTCACGCTGCTCGCCTCGGCGGATGTCGTGGTGAGCGGCACGTCCTCACCCGAGCCCCTCTTCACGCGGGAGAACGTGGCGGAGGTGCTCGAGGCACGGAGGCACCGGCCGCTCGTCATGGTGGACCTGGCCGTGCCCCGCAACATCGCCCCCGAGGTGGGCACGCTGGAGCAGGTGCGAGATCTGGACCTGGACGACATCCAGAGGTTCGTGGCCCACAACGAGGCCGTCCGGGCCGAGGAGGCACGCAAGGCGGGCGTGATGGTGGTGGAGGAGGTGACCCGCTTCATGCGCGACCGGGCCGTGCGCGAGGGAGTGCCCGTGCTCTGCCGCCTGCGCCAACGCGCCGAGACCATCGCCCGGGCGGAGGCGGAGCGCACGATCGCCTCGCTCGGTGAGGGCCTCACCGCCCGGCAGCGCAAGAGCGTCGAGGCCATGGCGCGCGCCATCGTCAACAAGCTGCTGCACGAGCCCACGACCCGGCTGCGGACGCTGGAGGCCGGACAGGACGGAGAGCGGATCGCCGGGGTCGTCGCCAGTCTCTTCGGGCTCGAGCCCCACTGAGCCGGCTCCGCTCAGCGCCTCCGGGGGCGCGCGAGGGCGAGACGATGCACGGCCTCGCGCAGCTCCTGGGGAGTCAGGGAGGCGAAGCCCAACCGGAAGGCGGAGGGGCCCCGGCCCTCGAGCGCGAAGGAGCGGCCTGGAGCGACGCGCACTCCATGGGAGGCCGCGCGCGCCACCCAGTCCGCCGTGTCGAGCGCCTCGTCCACTCGCGCCCAGAGCGCGAGTCCACCGGCGGGAATCTCGAAGTCCACGGAGCCGCCGAGCTCACCGCGCAACGCCTCCACGAGCGCGTCCCGGCGGACGAGGTACTCCCGGCGGGCCTTGCGCGCGTGGCGCTGGAGCTCGCCCTCCTGCAGCAGCTCCGACACGGCACGCTCCAACGGGGCATCGCCCTGGCGATCCACCACCATCCGCAGGGCCGCCAGGGCGCTCACCAGCGGCGCCGGAGCCACCACGTAGCCGAGCCGCAATCCCGGAGCGACCAGCTTGGAGAGCGAGCCCACGTAGACGACACATCCGGCGCGATCCGAGCTCGCCAGGGGCAGCACGGGCCTGCCCTCGTAGTGGAACTCGTGGTCATAGTCGTCCTCCACCACCGCCACGCGGGCCTCGGCCGCCAGGCGCAACAGCGCCATCCTCCGGGCGGCGGTGAGGGTGACGGTGGTGGGGTACTGGTGGTGCGGCGTCACATAGACGGCACGTACCGGCTGCTTCGCCAGCAACGCCTGGAGCGCGTCCACCTTCACCCCCTGCGCATCCACCGGCAGGCCCACGAGCCGGGCTCCCGCCAGACGCAGCGCGTCCCAGGCCGGCCGGTACCCGAGCGCCTCGACGGCCACGACATCCCCCGGGCGGATGAGCGCGCGCGCCACGAGGAAGAGCGCCATCTGGCTCCCCCGCGTGACGAGCACATCGTCCGCTCCGGCGGCGAGCCCCCGCGTGCGGCTGAGCATCCCGGCGAGGGCCTCGCGCAGACCGGGCTCTCCGCGCGCATCGCCCACGCCCAGCGTCGTCCGGGCGCGGCTGGTCAGGACCCGCCGGAAGGCACGCGCCAGCGCCATCGAGGGAGCCAGCCGCACGTCGGGAGCACCATCGTTGAACTCCAGCGTCCCCCTGGGCGGCGGAGCCACCCGCTCGGGAGCCACCTCCTCCTGGGGAAAGGGAAAGCCCGGCCGCGCGGGCATCCGCTGACGGGGCGTCCCACCAAACCCCTTCGGTGCCGCCACCGGGAGCGCCGTGGAGACGAAGGTGCCGCGAGAAGGCTCGGCGGAGGCCCACCCCTGGTGGATGAGCTCGCGGTAGGCCGCGTCCACCGTGTTGCGGTGCACCCCGAGCGACCGCGACAGCGCCCGCGTCCCGGGGAGCGCGTCGCCCGGGGACAACCTCCCGCGCTCGATGTCACGGACGACGGCGCGTGCCACCTGCACGAAGAGCGGCACGGTCGAGGACGGATCCACCTCCAGGGTCAGCTTCCAGGTGCGTAGCACCGGCCCAGTGTACTTCGCCAAACCGGCTCTTTCGAGGGTGCCAGTCGCTCTCTACCTTTCTCCTCGCTCGACGCGCGGGAGCAACCGCGCCAGCCACACGAGGAGGCCATTCCATGAGCCAGAGCAGCCCTGCCCAGGTCACGAAGTACCACTCCGCGGATTTCGACAAGACACCACCCCGCCCGCGCGTGGTGATGCCCGACAAGCTCTTCCATCCGGCCGTGGAGGGCGCCGGCCAGAACGAGGACTACTCGAAGGAGCGCAAGCACCCCGTCTTCTTCGTGGACCTGCCCTCGCATGCCATCAGCATGACGATCGGCTGGCTGGAGCCGGGCCAGTCCTCCAACCGGCACCGCCACACCTACGAGACCGTCCTCTACGTCCTGGAGGGCGAGGGGTACTCGGACATCCACGGCAAGCGCATCCCCTGGAAGGAGGGCGATGCGCTCTACATCCCCGTGTGGGCCTGGCACAACCACGTCAACACCCACCCCACGAAGCGCGCGCGCTACCTCGCCTGCGAGAACGCCCCCATGCTGCAGAACATGGGAGGCATCGCCCTGCGCGAGGAGGTGCCGGAGAAGGGCCACTCGCTCGCCCACGCCGATGGGGAGGAGGCCTGACATGGCGCGCAACGTCCCGCTCCGCGGCATCATCGGCTACACCATCACCCCCTTCCGGCTCGACGGGAATGTGGACCTCGACCTGCTGCGTACGCTCACCGGGCGCATGGTGGCCTCGGGCGTCCACGCCATCGCGCCGCTCGGGAGCACGGGCAGCCTGCCCTATTTGAATGACGAGGAGCGCGAGGCCGTCGCCGAGACGACGGTGAAGGCCGTCGCGGGCCGGGTGCCAGTGATGGTCGGCGTCTCGAGCCTCACCACCGAGCGGACCGTCCACCACGCCCGCTTCGCCGAGCGCGTCGGGGCGGACGCGGTGATGATCATCCCGATGAGCTACTGGAAACTCACCGAGGAGGAGATCTTCCGGCACTTCGACACGGTGGCCCGCGCCACGTCCCTCCCCATCATGG
This is a stretch of genomic DNA from Archangium violaceum. It encodes these proteins:
- a CDS encoding peroxidase family protein — its product is MLHGETQLRGNNPPESQFHARGRFGRLFSGLPPFAPDNEKVRKALFEMGKRGGLMDAKDPAPGQQPAPDAKNEDNDTISAGFTFFGQFADHDLTFDPTSILERQNDPEAIENFRTPAFELDNVYGAGPRVSRHLYDVKDPAKFLVEKLGGPDSQDDLPRNSQNTALIADPRNDENVIVSQLHLAMIKFHNAIVDRLRAKGVPGQQVFDQAQRMVRWHYQWILLKEFLPKIVGEAVVKDVLRDHPKDRLFQWRNEPFIPVEFSVAAYRFGHSQVRPGYRMNTSGPFAAAIFNNTLPADNPDPNDMRGGKRAPRRFVEWENFFSIGDPTRRQLSKRIDTRISSGLFGLPGGAPGQPSPDGGGTLANPESLAQRNLLRGLALRLPSGQAMAKRMGIKPLKPEQLEELKQFGVGFESSTPPWYYMLRESELEKGNEGKHLGPVGARIVAEVFIGVLQGDRFSFLNANPHWRPELGNGKGEFTIGDLLKIAGAKLTA
- the hemA gene encoding glutamyl-tRNA reductase encodes the protein MDSLEPGQPSSRPHWSGATREALAAEFLCIGLSYRTASLAVRERLALPEVEQRELLKRLGQAPTEALLVSTCNRVELYLAAPDVAQARQRAREELGRLGGPEVLDCLYEHSGEAALTHLFRVASSLDSMVLGEAQVLGQVKDALERSQAAGTVRGELARMFAAAFRCARRVRSETAIGMAATSMAGAAVALASKAAEGLEDKTVLLVGAGEMAALAARHLKQAGAGHIQVVNRTRSRAEALAAEVGGTAYPFEELFTLLASADVVVSGTSSPEPLFTRENVAEVLEARRHRPLVMVDLAVPRNIAPEVGTLEQVRDLDLDDIQRFVAHNEAVRAEEARKAGVMVVEEVTRFMRDRAVREGVPVLCRLRQRAETIARAEAERTIASLGEGLTARQRKSVEAMARAIVNKLLHEPTTRLRTLEAGQDGERIAGVVASLFGLEPH
- a CDS encoding PLP-dependent aminotransferase family protein, encoding MAKYTGPVLRTWKLTLEVDPSSTVPLFVQVARAVVRDIERGRLSPGDALPGTRALSRSLGVHRNTVDAAYRELIHQGWASAEPSRGTFVSTALPVAAPKGFGGTPRQRMPARPGFPFPQEEVAPERVAPPPRGTLEFNDGAPDVRLAPSMALARAFRRVLTSRARTTLGVGDARGEPGLREALAGMLSRTRGLAAGADDVLVTRGSQMALFLVARALIRPGDVVAVEALGYRPAWDALRLAGARLVGLPVDAQGVKVDALQALLAKQPVRAVYVTPHHQYPTTVTLTAARRMALLRLAAEARVAVVEDDYDHEFHYEGRPVLPLASSDRAGCVVYVGSLSKLVAPGLRLGYVVAPAPLVSALAALRMVVDRQGDAPLERAVSELLQEGELQRHARKARREYLVRRDALVEALRGELGGSVDFEIPAGGLALWARVDEALDTADWVARAASHGVRVAPGRSFALEGRGPSAFRLGFASLTPQELREAVHRLALARPRRR
- a CDS encoding cupin domain-containing protein, coding for MSQSSPAQVTKYHSADFDKTPPRPRVVMPDKLFHPAVEGAGQNEDYSKERKHPVFFVDLPSHAISMTIGWLEPGQSSNRHRHTYETVLYVLEGEGYSDIHGKRIPWKEGDALYIPVWAWHNHVNTHPTKRARYLACENAPMLQNMGGIALREEVPEKGHSLAHADGEEA